One Mobula hypostoma chromosome 5, sMobHyp1.1, whole genome shotgun sequence DNA segment encodes these proteins:
- the LOC134346459 gene encoding polymeric immunoglobulin receptor-like, with the protein MGRVFTPVSAGCTRRELGCKKGEVANTKYLLCFSGVTMEVGAILWLLTVSSGIGAEKFVVSQDKSSIVATEGETVVIPCSHNVTNKVWSYHWVKGAQNGTEVTNETAEYRDRFLRPQGDDPSTNSTDVSLRLKYVRLSDSAMYFCKLKTKEWEIYGVGTNLTVTGKSKSFTVMQGQSSIFAGEGETVLMVCSHNANHSGDTVFYSWYRNTSEVSNGMAEYAGRVLGPDQEDSFKVSIKLVDVRESDSGMYYCKVQIDGIGEEIGEGVRLTVSHTGKSKSFTVTQGQSSIFAGEGETVLMVCSHNANHSRDTVYYSWYRNTSEVSNGTAEYAGRILGPDQEDSFKVSMKLVDVRESDSGMYYCKVRIGGIGEEIGEGVRLTVSHTRKSKSFTVTQGQASIFVDEGETVLMVCSHNANHSRDTVYYSWYRNTSEVSNGTAEYAGRILGPDQEDSFKVSMKLVDVRESDSGMYYCKVRIGGIGEEIGEGVRLTVSHTGKSKSFTVTQGQSSIFAGEGETVLMVCSHNANHSGDTVFYSWYRNTSEVSSGTAEFAGRVLGPDQEDSFKASIKLVDVRESDSGMYFCKVQINGIGEEIGEGVWLTAN; encoded by the exons GCATTGGTGCTGAGAAGTTTGTGGTCAGTCAGGACAAGTCCAGCATTGTTGCCACAGAAGGGGAGACAGTGGTTATTCCATGCAGTCACAATGTCACGAATAAGGTATGGTCGTACCACTGGGTCAAGGGAGCCCAAAATGGAACAGAAGTGACCAATGAAACAGCAGAGTACAGAGACCGCTTCTTGAGACCTCAAGGGGATGATCCCTCCACTAACAGCACAGATGTTTCCCTGAGACTGAAGTACGTGCGGCTGAGTGATTCTGCGATGTACTTCTGCAAGTTAAAGACTAAGGAATGGGAAATATATGGGGTGGGGACGAATCTCACAGTGACAG GAAAAAGCAAGAGCTTCACGGTTATGCAAGGCCAGTCCAGTATATTTGCAGGTGAGGGTGAAACGGTCCTCATGGTCTGTAGCCATAATGCCAATCACTCTGGAGACACCGTGTTCTACAGCTGGTACAGGAACACATCCGAAGTCTCCAACGGGATGGCAGAGTATGCAGGTCGCGTCCTTGGGCCTGACCAGGAGGATTCCTTCAAAGTTTCCATTAAGCTGGTGGATGTGAGGGAGAGCGATTCTGGAATGTACTACTGCAAAGTACAGATAGACGGGATTGGTGAGGAAATCGGAGAAGGAGTACGGCTAACCGTTAGTCACACAG GAAAAAGCAAGAGCTTCACGGTTACGCAAGGCCAGTCCAGTATATTTGCAGGTGAGGGTGAAACGGTCCTCATGGTCTGTAGCCATAATGCCAATCACTCCAGAGACACCGTGTACTACAGCTGGTACAGGAACACATCCGAAGTCTCCAACGGGACGGCAGAGTATGCAGGGCGCATCCTTGGGCCTGACCAGGAGGATTCCTTCAAAGTTTCCATGAAGCTGGTGGATGTGAGGGAGAGCGATTCCGGAATGTATTACTGCAAAGTACGGATAGGCGGGATTGGCGAGGAAATCGGAGAAGGAGTACGGCTGACCGTGAGTCACACAC GAAAAAGCAAGAGCTTCACGGTTACGCAAGGCCAGGCCAGTATATTTGTAGATGAGGGTGAAACGGTCCTCATGGTCTGTAGCCATAATGCCAATCACTCCAGAGACACCGTGTACTACAGCTGGTACAGGAACACATCCGAAGTCTCCAACGGGACGGCAGAGTATGCAGGGCGCATCCTTGGGCCTGACCAGGAGGATTCCTTCAAAGTTTCCATGAAGCTGGTGGATGTGAGGGAGAGCGATTCCGGAATGTATTACTGCAAAGTACGGATAGGCGGGATTGGCGAGGAAATCGGAGAAGGAGTACGGCTGACAGTGAGTCACACAG GAAAAAGCAAGAGCTTCACGGTTACGCAAGGCCAGTCCAGTATATTTGCAGGTGAGGGTGAAACGGTCCTCATGGTCTGTAGCCATAATGCCAATCACTCTGGAGACACCGTGTTCTACAGCTGGTACAGGAACACATCCGAAGTCTCCAGCGGGACAGCAGAGTTTGCAGGGCGCGTCCTTGGGCCTGACCAGGAGGATTCCTTCAAAGCTTCCATTAAGCTGGTGGATGTGAGGGAGAGCGATTCTGGAATGTACTTCTGCAAAGTACAGATAAATGGGATTGGCGAGGAAATCGGAGAAGGTGTATGGCTGACA GCAAACTGA